A stretch of the Argentina anserina chromosome 6, drPotAnse1.1, whole genome shotgun sequence genome encodes the following:
- the LOC126796673 gene encoding oligouridylate-binding protein 1C: MQHQRLKQQQALMQQALLQQHSLYHPGLLAPPQIEPIPSGNLPPGFDPSTCRSVYVGNIHTQVTEPLLQEVFASTGAVESCKLIRKDKSSYGFVHYFDRRCAGLAILSLNGRQLFGQPIKVNWAYASGQREDTSGHFNIFVGDLSPEVTDATLFACFSVYSSCSDARVMWDQKTGRSRGFGFVSFRNQQDAQSAINDLNGKWLASRQIRCNWATKGAGTNEDKQSSDAKSVVELTNGSSEDGKEPTNNEAPENNAQYTTVYVGNLAPEVTQLDLHRHFYALGVGVIEEVRLQRDKGFGFVRFNTHGEAALAIQMGNTQSNLCGRQIKCSWGSKPTPAGTVSNPLPPPAAAVPLPGLSATDLLTYERQLAMSKMGGVHALMHPQGQIPLKHGAMGMGTAGASQAIYDGGFQSVAAAQQLMYYQ, encoded by the exons ATGCAGCACCAGAGGCTGAAGCAGCAGCAAGCTCTGATGCAGCAGGCTCTCCTTCAGCAGCATTCTCTCTACCACCCCGGCCTCCTTGCTCCGCCTCAG ATAGAGCCAATCCCAAGTGGAAATCTGCCTCCTGGTTTTGATCCAAGTACTTGCCGCAGTGT GTATGTCGGTAATATCCATACCCAGGTGACAGAACCACTTCTTCAAGAGGTCTTTGCAAGTACAGGTGCTGTTGAAAGCTGTAAACTTATAAGAAAGGATAAG TCATCCTATGGGTTTGTCCACTATTTTGATCGCAGATGTGCTGGTCTTGCTATATTGTCTCTCAATGGAAGACAACT GTTTGGACAGCCTATCAAAGTGAATTGGGCATATGCCAGTGGTCAGAGGGAAGATACATCTG GTCACTTCAACATTTTCGTAGGTGATCTCAGTCCTGAGGTTACTGATGCCACATTATTTGCATGCTTTTCTGTTTATTCtagttgttc AGATGCAAGAGTCATGTGGGATCAGAAGACTGGGCGCTCTAGAGGCTTTGGGTTTGTCTCATTCCGGAACCAACAG gatgctcaaagtgcaataaaTGACTTAAATG GTAAGTGGCTTGCCAGTAGACAGATACGCTGCAACTGGGCAACAAAAGGTGCTGGTACCAATGAGGATAAGCAGAGTTCAGATGCCAAGAGTGTGGTGGAACTAACAAATGGTTCCTCAG AAGACGGAAAAGAGCCAACAAACAATGAGGCTCCCGAGAACAACGCCCAATATACCACAGTCTATGTTGGCAATCTTGCTCCAGAG GTCACTCAGCTTGATCTTCATCGTCACTTCTACGCTCTTGGTGTTGGAGTCATTGAAGAGGTTCGGCTTCAGCGCGATAAGGGATTTGGATTTGTCAGGTTTAATACTCATGGTGAGGCAGCTCTGGCTATACAGATGGGAAATACTCAGTCGAATCTTTGTGGAAGACAGATAAAG TGCTCTTGGGGCAGCAAGCCTACTCCAGCAGGAACAGTCTCAAATCCACTCCCTCCCCCAGCTGCAGCGGTGCCTTTACCAGGCCTCTCTGCAACTGACCTGTTGACCTATGAGCGGCAACTAGCAATGAGCAAGATGGGTGGTGTCCATGCCCTCATGCACCCTCAGGGACAGATTCCTCTTAAGCACGGGGCTATGGGAATGGGCACCGCTGGAGCAAGCCAGGCTATATATGATGGTGGATTCCAGAGTGTTGCTGCTGCCCAGCAGCTCATGTACTACCAGTAA
- the LOC126796674 gene encoding protein FLUORESCENT IN BLUE LIGHT, chloroplastic isoform X1: MSGMMVDKLRFPGMELLLGNALIFATPLKALAETCEADDSFFNMPLLLSVALIGAAVGGLVARQRKGELQRVNEQLRQINTALRRQAKIESYAPTLSYAPSGRIPESEVIVDPRKHELISRLKAGKNFLRNQEPQNASIEFKAALEMAQTLKDSIEEKKAARGLGASLQRQGQYRDAIKYHSMVLAISEREGEDSGNTEAYGAIADCYTELGDLESAGKYYDNYIARLEQD; this comes from the exons ATGTCAGGTATGATG GTAGATAAATTAAGATTCCCAGGAATGGAGCTTCTGCTTGGTAATGCCTTAATTTTCGCAACACCTTTGAAAGCTTTGGCTGAAACATGTGAGGCTGATGACTCCTTTTTTAACATGCCTCTGCTGCTATCTGTTGCCCTTATAGGGGCTGCCGTTGGTG GGCTGGTTGCTCGGCAGAGGAAAGGGGAATTACAGCGAGTGAATGAACAGTTACGACAGATTAATACTGCTCTGAGAAGACAAGCTAAGATTGAATCATATGCTCCCACTTTGAGTTATGCTCCCAGTGGAAGAATACCAGAGAGTGAGGTTATAGTTGATCCAAGGAAGCATGAGTTGATTTCTCGATTGAAGGCTGGGAAAAACTTTTTGAGAAATCAAGAACCACAGAACGCATCTATTGAGTTTAAGGCAGCTCTGGAGATGGCTCAAACTTTAAAGGACTCGATTGAGGAGAAGAAAGCTGCAAGGGGTCTAG GAGCCTCACTACAAAGACAGGGCCAGTATCGAGATGCCATCAAGTACCATTCTATGGTTTTGGCCATCTCTGAGCGAGAAGGTGAAGACTCGGGAAACACAGAAGCTTATGGAGCGATTGCTGATTGTTATACGGAACTTGGAGATCTTGAGAGCGCAGGAAAGTACTATGACAATTATATAGCAAGGTTGGAGCAAGACTGA
- the LOC126796674 gene encoding protein FLUORESCENT IN BLUE LIGHT, chloroplastic isoform X2 yields the protein MAVVGRFSCFFTHPNSSRRSRRSEPWKSTFLPFRVEKVVAAFGNNQNELLERLPAEKCQVDKLRFPGMELLLGNALIFATPLKALAETCEADDSFFNMPLLLSVALIGAAVGGLVARQRKGELQRVNEQLRQINTALRRQAKIESYAPTLSYAPSGRIPESEVIVDPRKHELISRLKAGKNFLRNQEPQNASIEFKAALEMAQTLKDSIEEKKAARGLGASLQRQGQYRDAIKYHSMVLAISEREGEDSGNTEAYGAIADCYTELGDLESAGKYYDNYIARLEQD from the exons ATGGCAGTGGTCGGTCGTTTCTCTTGCTTCTTCACTCACCCCAACTCCTCCCGCCGATCTCGGCGCTCCG AACCATGGAAGTCGACGTTTCTTCCATTTAGAGTCGAAAAGGTTGTGGCAGCATTTGGAAACAATCAGAATGAGCTGTTGGAGAGGCTGCCGGCTGAAAAATGTCAG GTAGATAAATTAAGATTCCCAGGAATGGAGCTTCTGCTTGGTAATGCCTTAATTTTCGCAACACCTTTGAAAGCTTTGGCTGAAACATGTGAGGCTGATGACTCCTTTTTTAACATGCCTCTGCTGCTATCTGTTGCCCTTATAGGGGCTGCCGTTGGTG GGCTGGTTGCTCGGCAGAGGAAAGGGGAATTACAGCGAGTGAATGAACAGTTACGACAGATTAATACTGCTCTGAGAAGACAAGCTAAGATTGAATCATATGCTCCCACTTTGAGTTATGCTCCCAGTGGAAGAATACCAGAGAGTGAGGTTATAGTTGATCCAAGGAAGCATGAGTTGATTTCTCGATTGAAGGCTGGGAAAAACTTTTTGAGAAATCAAGAACCACAGAACGCATCTATTGAGTTTAAGGCAGCTCTGGAGATGGCTCAAACTTTAAAGGACTCGATTGAGGAGAAGAAAGCTGCAAGGGGTCTAG GAGCCTCACTACAAAGACAGGGCCAGTATCGAGATGCCATCAAGTACCATTCTATGGTTTTGGCCATCTCTGAGCGAGAAGGTGAAGACTCGGGAAACACAGAAGCTTATGGAGCGATTGCTGATTGTTATACGGAACTTGGAGATCTTGAGAGCGCAGGAAAGTACTATGACAATTATATAGCAAGGTTGGAGCAAGACTGA